A single region of the bacterium genome encodes:
- a CDS encoding ABC transporter permease codes for MKGIWVIGKIALIESIRGRKILQVLLIISVLIIAWISSLQVFTLGVQVKFIKDICLSAISIIGTLITLAVSCGHLPSELENRTIYPLLAKPVRRGHLVLGKFLGSVITIALNIAIISGIFLAVLYSKEKTFDIPMLKAMYLIGVELIVICALCIFFSTFFSTAANVTISFVIYIFGHVKIAYLNYLVERMNEPVTRILLTLLYNPILPPNLEYFNIKEAIIWSKVVSLSHLGLVTLYGLLLISIYLTAGYLVFRKKNL; via the coding sequence ATGAAAGGTATTTGGGTGATTGGGAAGATAGCGCTTATCGAAAGTATTCGTGGACGAAAAATCCTGCAGGTACTTCTGATTATCAGCGTATTAATTATCGCCTGGATTAGTTCGTTGCAGGTATTCACACTGGGGGTACAGGTGAAGTTTATTAAAGATATTTGTTTATCAGCTATTTCAATTATTGGAACGTTAATTACATTAGCAGTAAGTTGTGGCCATCTCCCAAGCGAACTTGAAAATCGAACTATCTATCCGCTGCTAGCAAAACCAGTCAGACGCGGACATCTTGTTCTCGGAAAATTTCTAGGCTCAGTTATTACCATCGCATTGAATATCGCAATTATTAGCGGTATATTTCTTGCAGTGCTGTATAGTAAAGAAAAAACGTTCGATATTCCAATGCTAAAAGCTATGTATCTCATCGGGGTCGAATTAATAGTTATTTGTGCACTTTGCATCTTCTTTTCCACCTTCTTTTCAACTGCAGCCAATGTAACAATTAGTTTCGTGATATATATTTTTGGCCATGTAAAAATCGCGTATTTAAATTATCTCGTTGAACGGATGAACGAACCAGTCACTCGCATTCTGTTAACTCTGCTTTATAATCCGATACTCCCACCGAACCTCGAATATTTTAATATTAAGGAAGCAATCATCTGGAGTAAAGTCGTTAGTTTATCGCATCTAGGATTGGTAACCCTTTACGGCTTACTCTTAATTAGCATTTATCTGACCGCAGGATATCTAGTTTTTCGAAAGAAGAATCTATAA
- a CDS encoding PAS domain-containing protein, with product MPQSLNQTKPKKTRPALRIRLMVAIPMLVIVTVFLTGIVFLKIVEIKLSSASTDANVVHTLLDYLTTALWLCVIFAAIAGVILGYTIVQPIKQITSTVDKLATGDLSRTIHIDTHTEFDQLGNSFNRMVSNLRNFVYERNKYIIESMAGAVVTLDKSRTITMVNAAAESLLGISASDCMGKPIERIIPMVSDNQRLLAFIRTGLEEQKMYSSIELDLVTTDKKRLPIELTSSPLKDKNDQVIGLILTFKNLSKQKLIQQQLHRSDRLAAIGTLATALAHEIRNPLGSMRGLAQLLQEDIPADDQKRQYTKVIIKEIDRLNKIVEELLSFGQAGSAGMEFGEFNMLVKEALAIAKESAASERNIQVNQKYDETIPVFKMEKEKLIQAFLNLIINAYEASPENSTIEISTQYGFRSPEYPVPNRGFAIFEIKNYGSTIAPEDYERIFDPFYTTKKNGTGLGLSIAHQIVAAHSGIIQVESVRGESTIFRIRLPIIDETIQTTTNQGNLNS from the coding sequence ATGCCGCAATCATTAAATCAAACCAAACCGAAAAAAACACGGCCAGCGCTCCGTATCCGGTTAATGGTAGCTATTCCGATGCTAGTGATTGTTACGGTCTTTCTGACCGGTATCGTCTTTCTGAAAATTGTTGAAATCAAGCTCTCTTCTGCGTCTACTGATGCGAATGTTGTTCATACCTTATTGGATTATTTAACCACCGCGTTATGGCTCTGCGTAATATTTGCGGCGATCGCTGGGGTCATTCTTGGTTATACCATTGTGCAACCGATTAAACAGATCACTTCAACCGTAGATAAACTTGCGACCGGTGATTTATCTCGAACTATCCATATTGATACGCATACTGAATTTGATCAGCTCGGTAATAGTTTCAATCGGATGGTCAGCAATTTGCGAAATTTCGTTTACGAACGCAATAAATATATCATTGAAAGTATGGCTGGTGCTGTAGTCACGCTCGATAAATCCCGAACGATAACCATGGTGAATGCAGCAGCAGAATCTCTATTGGGAATATCCGCCTCCGATTGTATGGGCAAACCAATTGAACGGATTATCCCGATGGTATCAGATAACCAACGGCTATTAGCTTTTATTCGCACGGGATTAGAAGAACAGAAAATGTATTCTTCTATCGAGTTAGACTTGGTCACTACGGATAAAAAACGGCTCCCGATTGAACTAACCTCTTCCCCATTAAAAGATAAAAACGACCAGGTCATCGGGCTTATTCTGACCTTTAAGAATTTATCGAAACAAAAACTGATTCAACAGCAATTGCATCGTTCCGACCGATTGGCAGCTATAGGCACATTAGCAACTGCGCTGGCACACGAAATCCGAAACCCACTCGGGTCAATGCGTGGATTAGCTCAATTGCTGCAAGAGGATATTCCTGCGGATGATCAGAAACGGCAATATACAAAAGTAATCATTAAAGAAATCGACCGATTGAATAAAATCGTTGAAGAGTTATTGAGTTTCGGTCAAGCAGGTTCCGCAGGGATGGAATTCGGTGAGTTCAATATGCTGGTTAAAGAAGCGCTTGCGATTGCGAAAGAATCAGCAGCATCAGAACGAAACATTCAGGTGAACCAGAAATATGATGAGACGATTCCCGTATTTAAAATGGAAAAAGAAAAATTAATTCAAGCGTTTTTGAACCTGATTATTAATGCCTATGAAGCGAGCCCGGAAAATAGCACGATTGAAATCTCGACTCAATATGGTTTTCGTTCACCCGAATATCCAGTTCCGAACCGCGGGTTCGCTATTTTTGAAATAAAAAATTATGGGTCGACGATTGCGCCGGAAGACTACGAACGGATTTTCGACCCGTTTTATACTACGAAAAAAAATGGAACCGGTCTTGGATTATCAATTGCACATCAGATAGTTGCAGCGCATAGTGGTATCATACAAGTTGAATCGGTTCGTGGCGAGAGTACAATATTCCGCATCCGATTACCGATAATTGATGAGACTATCCAAACAACGACAAATCAGGGAAATTTGAACAGTTGA
- a CDS encoding sigma-54 dependent transcriptional regulator yields MTNLLVHPKILVVDDDEDMRFTLREVMTREGYQVVTAADGIEALDKTRESAFDLVILDMKMPRLDGIETLRQLREQDPELTVIMVTAFGTRDLALEAIRLGAYDYFNKPFDLGEIRIVVRRALEKIRLQRELKNLLEKKWETLTFENIVGNSQVMRDIYRQIEQIAESDVTVVIYGESGTGKELVAEAIHKRSKRSEKPFIRMNCVAIPEGLLESELFGHEKGAFTGAYQQRIGKFELANGGTLFLDEIGDMSLTTQAKVLRVLQEREFERVGGTKTIKVDLRFIAATNKDLVTAVKNNTFREDLFYRINVVPLYLPPLRERKEDIPLLLEHFLNIYNQKFNKKVKHVSASVMKILMEREWTGNIREFENVIQRAVVLAQNEVIDIDSLPLGTITFPERPLFSEELLLSQLPMQEKVDRLVAELEKRLILQALATTSGNRTEAAKLLGVSRKGLYDKLEKYGITSP; encoded by the coding sequence ATGACGAATTTATTAGTTCACCCAAAGATTTTAGTGGTCGATGATGATGAAGATATGCGGTTTACCTTGCGGGAAGTTATGACTCGCGAAGGATATCAGGTCGTAACTGCAGCTGATGGTATTGAAGCGTTGGATAAGACAAGGGAGAGCGCATTCGACCTGGTTATTTTGGATATGAAAATGCCGCGATTAGATGGAATTGAAACCTTACGACAGCTTCGGGAACAGGATCCGGAATTAACTGTGATTATGGTAACCGCATTTGGCACTCGGGATTTAGCGCTGGAAGCAATCCGACTCGGCGCTTATGATTATTTCAACAAACCGTTCGATCTAGGCGAAATTCGAATTGTAGTTCGTCGAGCATTAGAGAAAATTCGGCTCCAGCGGGAGCTAAAAAACTTACTGGAAAAAAAATGGGAAACGCTTACCTTTGAAAATATCGTAGGAAACAGTCAGGTTATGCGAGATATCTATCGTCAAATCGAGCAGATCGCAGAATCAGATGTAACCGTAGTCATTTATGGAGAAAGTGGTACCGGAAAAGAGCTGGTTGCTGAAGCCATCCATAAACGGAGTAAACGAAGCGAAAAACCGTTTATTCGGATGAATTGCGTTGCGATACCAGAAGGTTTGCTGGAAAGCGAACTTTTCGGTCACGAAAAAGGCGCGTTTACCGGCGCATACCAACAACGGATTGGAAAATTTGAACTCGCAAACGGTGGCACCTTATTTCTCGATGAAATCGGCGATATGAGTTTAACCACACAAGCAAAAGTTCTACGCGTGTTGCAAGAACGGGAGTTCGAGCGAGTTGGCGGCACGAAAACAATTAAAGTTGACCTGCGATTTATCGCAGCTACCAATAAAGATTTGGTTACCGCGGTAAAAAATAACACGTTCCGAGAAGATTTATTCTATCGAATTAATGTCGTTCCGCTCTATCTGCCGCCTCTCCGCGAGCGAAAAGAAGATATTCCCTTACTCTTAGAACATTTTCTCAATATTTATAATCAGAAATTTAATAAAAAGGTTAAACATGTTTCGGCATCTGTAATGAAAATACTGATGGAACGTGAATGGACTGGGAATATTCGCGAATTCGAAAATGTGATTCAGCGTGCCGTGGTTCTAGCGCAAAATGAGGTTATTGATATTGATTCACTCCCATTAGGTACCATAACCTTTCCGGAACGACCACTCTTTTCAGAAGAGCTATTATTAAGTCAGCTTCCAATGCAAGAGAAAGTTGACCGATTAGTTGCAGAACTTGAAAAGCGACTAATACTTCAGGCATTAGCGACAACGTCGGGAAATCGAACTGAAGCTGCGAAACTACTTGGAGTAAGTCGAAAAGGACTGTATGATAAACTCGAAAAATACGGAATTACATCTCCATAA
- a CDS encoding DUF2723 domain-containing protein — MQKETKIIILLMAIAFSLSFIVYWKTLAPTVSFGDSGDFISAAYVLGICHPPGYPLYLLSAKLFSWLPIGANIAFRINLLSAFCAGLAVSLLYLLILRVQQWFYPNDELLRENRNIEIPEWIKHSIAILGALSFAFTSSFWSQAVIAEVHTLNAVFTLGLILTIFAFVKFEELRYLYTAALLWGLAFGVHQTSVLYLPIILLFFWSKGVLKKVLEMKVLVFLFAFAFLGWAVHLYLPLVAVRNPVRNWDNPQTWKDFYLLISRADYHKFRWARSLPVAWSQISAAAFTLISQFTIFFFWLGIIGLWRMLKTDWKTTGFILLLALTIWGFFAAVTNFPMEYNIYIKTREAFFIPAYLLFTIWLALGLRWITINCRALALHRSRSIVILVGVVIPLTILFAHYHEEDKSDYYFAEDLGQAILDTMLPNAVYFAEDDPFIFPVQYLQIVESKRPDVTIIPRSTMYKWWFYDQFKKNNPNQLRIPEFEPDNVKLMEEYLDKKMNEFIDLNLERVPIYFLFSPKPNLNQKYTIIRTGLLYQVVTTVPIEVAELGELKYRPPLVTYRYRGKPEDGLSDDDWTQFAVLQFCNYHIRQGDYFAVRKEFQKAVDEYFQATNVKPNSAESYFRLGLLYEFLEDYNRAKQAFENVLLLQPDFPEVKQKLDRLNKSAQPLTPTS; from the coding sequence ATGCAAAAAGAAACAAAAATAATAATTCTTTTAATGGCAATAGCGTTTTCTCTATCGTTTATCGTCTATTGGAAAACATTAGCGCCAACGGTTAGTTTCGGCGATAGTGGAGATTTCATTTCCGCAGCGTATGTGCTCGGGATTTGCCATCCGCCGGGATATCCGCTCTATTTGCTTAGTGCAAAACTATTCAGCTGGTTGCCGATAGGAGCCAATATCGCATTTCGAATAAATCTCTTGAGTGCATTTTGTGCAGGACTCGCCGTGAGTCTGCTTTATCTATTAATCCTTCGTGTCCAACAATGGTTTTATCCAAACGATGAACTACTTCGTGAAAATCGAAACATCGAGATTCCAGAATGGATAAAACATAGTATTGCCATTCTCGGTGCATTATCCTTCGCTTTTACTTCCAGTTTCTGGTCGCAAGCGGTTATCGCAGAAGTGCATACGCTCAACGCCGTTTTTACGCTCGGATTAATCCTAACCATTTTTGCTTTCGTTAAATTTGAAGAACTGCGGTATCTTTATACCGCAGCGTTACTCTGGGGATTAGCATTCGGCGTGCATCAAACGTCAGTGTTGTATCTACCAATCATTCTCTTATTTTTCTGGAGTAAAGGTGTTCTGAAAAAAGTGCTCGAAATGAAAGTTTTGGTATTCCTGTTCGCCTTTGCCTTTCTTGGCTGGGCGGTACATCTTTATTTACCGCTGGTTGCGGTTCGTAATCCGGTTCGGAATTGGGATAATCCACAGACCTGGAAAGACTTCTACCTATTAATTTCGCGCGCGGATTATCATAAATTCCGCTGGGCGCGGTCGCTGCCAGTAGCGTGGAGTCAAATCAGTGCGGCTGCGTTCACTTTAATCAGCCAATTTACGATTTTCTTTTTCTGGCTCGGGATCATCGGATTATGGCGAATGCTTAAAACCGATTGGAAAACTACCGGATTCATTTTGTTGCTCGCGTTAACCATTTGGGGTTTTTTCGCTGCCGTGACTAATTTTCCGATGGAATATAATATCTATATCAAAACGCGAGAAGCGTTTTTTATTCCGGCGTATCTGCTGTTTACAATCTGGTTAGCGCTCGGATTGAGATGGATTACAATCAATTGCCGAGCACTGGCATTACATCGGAGCCGTTCAATCGTTATCCTCGTAGGAGTGGTTATTCCCTTGACGATATTATTCGCTCATTATCACGAAGAAGATAAATCCGATTATTATTTCGCGGAAGATTTAGGACAAGCGATTCTTGATACCATGCTACCGAATGCGGTTTATTTTGCGGAAGATGACCCATTTATCTTTCCAGTACAATATCTTCAAATCGTTGAATCGAAACGACCGGACGTAACGATAATTCCGCGGAGTACGATGTATAAATGGTGGTTTTACGACCAGTTTAAAAAGAATAATCCGAATCAATTACGGATACCCGAATTTGAACCGGATAACGTTAAGTTAATGGAGGAATATCTCGATAAAAAGATGAATGAATTTATTGACCTCAATCTTGAACGCGTGCCCATTTACTTCTTATTTTCGCCGAAACCGAATTTGAATCAGAAATATACGATTATTCGAACCGGATTACTCTATCAGGTAGTAACGACTGTGCCGATAGAAGTAGCGGAGTTAGGCGAATTGAAGTATCGTCCACCGTTGGTAACATATCGATATCGAGGGAAACCGGAAGATGGATTATCCGATGATGATTGGACGCAGTTTGCAGTTCTACAATTCTGTAATTACCATATTCGACAAGGGGATTATTTTGCGGTACGGAAAGAATTTCAGAAAGCGGTAGACGAATATTTTCAGGCAACGAATGTTAAACCAAACAGTGCGGAGTCATATTTTCGGCTCGGTCTGCTCTATGAATTTTTAGAAGATTACAACCGGGCGAAACAAGCGTTTGAGAATGTATTACTCTTGCAGCCGGACTTCCCGGAGGTTAAGCAAAAACTTGACCGTTTGAACAAATCTGCACAACCACTAACTCCTACCAGCTAA
- a CDS encoding tetratricopeptide repeat protein, which produces MANMLREFSLPSILQRDLSQCSIIILLVLISYFPALFAGFIWDDDAVTDNPLLQNFDGLWKIWFSPKANIPELHYWPVVYTSFWIEYQLWGAHPFGYHLINIVLHAGNVILLWSILKKIEVPGRWFISLIFAFHPVHVESVAWIIERKDVLSGFFYLSSFLAYLNFLTASTQNRRIAGYSLALLLFILALLSKSITVSLPIALLLYLWWKNGRITRVDFIPILPFIAVAIIIVYFDIWFVNQRQSLAVIELSPIQRGYIAGKALWFYLTKLIYPVNLLTVYPRWNLAVGLFTQLVYPLTYLVFLATLYAGKKYIGRGAFASFAFFTVTLAPTLGFISFSYMYHSFVADRFQYLASIGPIILFGSLGYKLYDVTVKTTRKLILRIAGIAIITLLGFLTWKQAERYESDETLFRYTLAKNPASWLACNNLGLALAEKNQFDEAVKYYRKALELKPDFAYPYNNLGILLLKEGKLDQAIPYFNQALARYPTFTEAMNNLGIALALQGKLLEAKQCFQKVLELNPYNTRAQYNLEKAIKELQNRETKEP; this is translated from the coding sequence ATGGCAAATATGCTTAGAGAATTTTCTCTTCCATCAATATTGCAACGGGATTTAAGTCAATGCAGCATAATAATCCTTTTAGTTCTAATAAGCTATTTTCCGGCATTATTTGCAGGTTTTATTTGGGACGATGATGCTGTAACTGATAACCCGCTGTTACAAAACTTTGATGGACTCTGGAAAATTTGGTTTTCACCAAAAGCAAATATCCCTGAATTACATTACTGGCCAGTGGTTTATACTTCTTTCTGGATTGAATATCAGCTCTGGGGCGCGCATCCGTTCGGCTATCATCTTATCAATATTGTATTGCATGCAGGTAATGTCATTTTGTTATGGAGTATTTTAAAAAAAATAGAGGTTCCTGGTAGATGGTTTATCTCACTGATTTTTGCATTTCATCCGGTGCATGTCGAATCCGTTGCCTGGATTATTGAACGGAAAGATGTATTATCCGGCTTTTTCTATCTCAGTTCATTTTTAGCGTATCTAAATTTTTTAACCGCGTCTACCCAAAACCGACGGATTGCGGGGTATTCTCTTGCCCTCTTACTATTCATTCTGGCGCTTTTGAGTAAATCTATTACCGTAAGTTTACCGATTGCCCTCTTGCTATATCTATGGTGGAAAAACGGTAGAATTACCCGCGTGGATTTTATTCCGATTCTGCCGTTTATTGCAGTTGCCATTATCATAGTTTATTTTGATATTTGGTTTGTCAACCAACGGCAATCTCTAGCGGTGATCGAATTATCTCCAATCCAACGTGGGTATATCGCCGGCAAAGCGTTATGGTTTTATTTAACCAAATTAATCTACCCAGTTAACCTTCTGACTGTTTATCCTCGCTGGAATTTAGCGGTTGGATTATTTACCCAACTGGTTTATCCATTAACCTATCTAGTTTTTTTAGCTACACTTTATGCCGGAAAAAAATATATCGGTCGTGGCGCTTTTGCTAGTTTCGCTTTTTTTACTGTTACACTAGCACCAACGTTAGGGTTTATTAGTTTTAGCTATATGTATCATTCATTTGTGGCTGACCGATTCCAATATCTAGCCAGTATCGGACCGATCATACTATTCGGTTCGTTAGGATATAAACTCTATGATGTAACCGTAAAAACAACCAGAAAATTAATCCTACGCATCGCGGGAATCGCTATTATTACACTCCTCGGTTTTCTCACGTGGAAACAGGCGGAACGCTACGAAAGTGATGAAACCTTATTTCGCTATACACTAGCCAAGAATCCTGCATCCTGGTTAGCGTGCAATAATCTCGGATTAGCACTCGCGGAAAAAAATCAATTCGACGAAGCGGTGAAATATTATCGAAAAGCGTTGGAACTTAAACCGGATTTCGCTTATCCATATAACAATCTCGGTATTTTATTATTGAAAGAAGGGAAACTCGACCAAGCGATACCCTATTTCAATCAAGCGCTAGCGCGATATCCAACGTTCACAGAAGCGATGAATAATTTAGGCATAGCGTTAGCGTTACAAGGGAAATTGCTGGAAGCAAAGCAATGTTTTCAAAAAGTATTGGAATTAAACCCATATAACACTCGTGCGCAATATAACCTTGAGAAAGCTATTAAGGAACTCCAAAATCGAGAAACAAAAGAACCATAA
- a CDS encoding soluble NSF attachment family protein, translating into MQNVKLAMKNYQLKSELLLLILLIAVIPVNQIIRNQRMQFIPQTAIYYETPKQLFFGLLGEFRATIADILWIKVDDYFHSAVSPEEHARIHPEHKDWKPSEQQRHHSAEAEAEFMPLIRFVTWLDPKFMMAYQVGAWWLTYKLDKPEEAITFLKEAIQHNPTRFEPYYEIGWIYERKKQNDAEAINWFKQAVRNATQPEDKVMLQAIVAALNEKLGNTTEAIRLWREIAQTGIDPQATTAKKRLQEYTKQADH; encoded by the coding sequence ATGCAAAATGTTAAATTAGCGATGAAAAATTATCAATTAAAATCAGAACTATTGCTCTTGATTTTACTCATCGCAGTTATTCCGGTCAACCAAATAATTCGGAATCAACGAATGCAGTTTATTCCGCAGACTGCGATATATTATGAGACACCGAAACAATTGTTCTTCGGTCTGCTCGGCGAATTTCGGGCGACCATCGCGGACATTCTGTGGATTAAAGTAGACGATTATTTTCATTCAGCTGTTTCCCCGGAAGAACATGCACGAATTCATCCGGAACATAAAGATTGGAAACCAAGCGAACAACAGCGTCATCATTCTGCAGAGGCAGAAGCAGAGTTTATGCCATTAATCCGATTTGTGACTTGGCTCGACCCGAAATTTATGATGGCGTATCAAGTCGGTGCGTGGTGGTTAACGTATAAACTTGATAAACCTGAAGAAGCGATAACTTTTCTCAAAGAAGCAATTCAGCATAATCCGACCCGATTTGAGCCGTATTATGAGATCGGCTGGATTTACGAACGAAAAAAGCAAAATGATGCAGAAGCAATTAACTGGTTCAAACAAGCAGTTCGCAATGCAACCCAACCGGAAGATAAAGTAATGTTACAAGCAATTGTTGCGGCACTAAATGAAAAGCTGGGAAATACTACGGAAGCGATCCGACTCTGGCGGGAAATTGCACAGACTGGGATTGACCCACAAGCTACCACAGCAAAAAAACGCTTGCAAGAATATACTAAACAAGCTGACCACTAA
- a CDS encoding ABC transporter ATP-binding protein, with product MQQEETLIRIEQVTKIYQKRFRKPRRAAVNDLSLSILRGEIFGFLGPNGAGKTTTIKLMLGFIFPNRGQILLFNQPPGSPAAKKRLGFLPELAYYYRYLKARELLAAYAELFGLSKQERTRRIESLLALVGLTEFAETELREFSKGMLQRFGLAQALINDPELLILDEPTSGLDPIGRKEIRDIILQLHRQGKTIFFSSHELSQVELICTRVGILNQGKLVREGKLADLLSSAGKLRIEIARVNPELQRKLEQNQQQLGIIPKTLGTTTELILSDKSQLYPLLHLLESESAELVSVNPERETLEDLFVKTVKPQ from the coding sequence TAACGAAAATATATCAGAAGCGATTTAGAAAACCGCGACGGGCTGCAGTAAATGATTTAAGTTTATCAATTCTACGGGGAGAAATATTTGGATTTCTCGGACCGAACGGCGCTGGGAAAACTACCACCATTAAACTGATGCTCGGATTTATTTTTCCAAACCGTGGACAAATTTTGTTATTCAATCAGCCTCCAGGGTCACCTGCAGCGAAAAAACGGCTCGGGTTTCTGCCGGAACTCGCTTATTATTATCGCTATCTTAAAGCGCGTGAACTATTAGCTGCGTATGCTGAATTATTTGGTTTAAGTAAACAAGAACGAACCCGCAGAATAGAATCATTACTCGCATTAGTCGGATTAACCGAATTCGCAGAAACCGAACTACGCGAATTCTCGAAAGGAATGTTGCAACGGTTCGGGCTTGCCCAGGCTTTGATTAACGACCCGGAGCTGCTGATTCTTGATGAACCAACTTCTGGACTTGACCCGATTGGCAGAAAAGAAATTCGGGATATAATCCTGCAGTTGCATCGGCAGGGTAAAACGATTTTTTTCTCTTCGCATGAACTATCGCAGGTTGAACTTATCTGTACCCGGGTTGGGATCCTTAATCAAGGGAAATTGGTCCGTGAAGGAAAACTAGCCGACTTGTTATCTAGCGCAGGAAAATTACGGATTGAAATAGCAAGGGTTAACCCGGAATTACAACGCAAACTAGAGCAAAACCAACAACAGCTTGGTATAATCCCAAAAACGCTGGGAACAACAACTGAACTAATATTATCTGATAAATCGCAGCTCTATCCATTATTACATCTCTTGGAATCTGAATCTGCAGAACTGGTTTCAGTGAATCCCGAACGAGAAACATTGGAAGACCTGTTTGTGAAAACCGTCAAACCCCAATAA